One part of the Halobacteria archaeon AArc-dxtr1 genome encodes these proteins:
- a CDS encoding DoxX family protein, with product MCVFRPEWGSSLGRRLVGIVVASVALFALSGTANAHEEYVVDEERDVSVGEFFGDALADPMVVAPLAVGGLAVLVVGLVYLRYQPFSRDLAAFRAAMAEYHSYVPWLLRISLGIPLIGAGFAGYFISPALEVELRILQVALGFLLLFGLATRVVALCALATYLVGVAIWPILFLQFEFVGGLLALALVGSGKPSADHVLQRVSGSPETVYGRFDVVYGPARSFQSWIEPYARYMPTVTRVGLGLTFIYLGATQKLLQPGLALAVVDRYDLTAVVPVAPELWVLGAGLSEVTLGIVLIAGLFTRASAATAIAIFTLTLFALPDDPVLAHVALFGMASVLLITGGGPAALDNRIQAADRDTAFRLPTL from the coding sequence ATGTGCGTATTTCGCCCCGAATGGGGGTCGTCGCTCGGACGCAGACTCGTCGGTATCGTCGTCGCATCGGTCGCCCTGTTCGCTCTGTCGGGGACGGCAAACGCACACGAGGAGTACGTCGTCGACGAGGAGCGCGACGTTTCCGTCGGGGAATTCTTCGGTGATGCCCTCGCTGACCCCATGGTCGTCGCGCCCCTGGCTGTCGGCGGGTTGGCGGTGCTCGTCGTCGGCTTGGTCTACCTGCGCTACCAGCCGTTCTCGCGGGATCTTGCTGCCTTCCGGGCCGCGATGGCCGAGTACCACAGCTATGTCCCCTGGCTCCTGCGCATCTCGCTTGGCATTCCGCTGATTGGCGCCGGCTTTGCGGGCTACTTCATCAGTCCCGCTCTGGAGGTAGAGCTGCGGATTCTGCAGGTCGCACTCGGCTTTCTCCTGCTGTTCGGGCTGGCTACTCGGGTCGTCGCACTCTGTGCGCTGGCGACCTACCTCGTCGGCGTCGCAATATGGCCGATCCTCTTTCTCCAGTTCGAGTTCGTCGGCGGCCTGCTCGCGCTCGCGCTCGTCGGCAGCGGCAAGCCAAGCGCAGATCACGTCCTCCAGCGCGTCTCCGGCAGCCCCGAGACCGTCTACGGCCGGTTCGACGTCGTCTATGGGCCAGCTCGCTCGTTCCAGTCCTGGATCGAACCCTACGCACGGTATATGCCGACGGTTACCAGAGTCGGGCTCGGTCTGACCTTCATCTACCTTGGCGCGACCCAGAAGCTGCTCCAGCCCGGCCTCGCTCTCGCGGTCGTCGACCGGTATGACCTGACGGCCGTCGTCCCCGTCGCGCCCGAGCTGTGGGTCCTCGGCGCCGGACTGTCGGAGGTCACCCTCGGGATCGTACTCATCGCCGGCCTGTTCACTCGCGCGAGCGCCGCGACGGCGATCGCGATCTTCACGCTTACCCTCTTTGCCCTCCCCGACGATCCGGTTCTCGCCCACGTGGCGCTGTTCGGGATGGCGTCCGTGCTGCTGATCACCGGCGGTGGCCCTGCCGCCCTCGACAACCGGATCCAGGCGGCCGATCGGGACACCGCGTTCCGGCTGCCGACCCTCTAA
- a CDS encoding RtcB family protein, with the protein MTETFDAGDVTLERVREFVWEVPQEGEMRVPARVLASRSLLEEIAEDKTLEQITNTTHLPGITNYAICMPDGHQGYGFPVGGVGAMDAENGCISPGAVGYDINCGVRMMRTNLTYDDLKGHEEELVDSLFTNIPSGLGGGGVVEAGVDTVEEILARGVDWALEHGHAVEEDLLHCEDEGMREGADPDKVSQKAKDRGKNQIGSLGSGNHFLEVQRVTDVFDDEVGDAYGLSEDQIVVLIHCGSRGLGHQTCNDYLRQIEQQHQGLLNQLPDKELAAAPAGSQLAEDYYGAMNAAINFAWVNRQLIMHRTRKVFERVFDRSWEEMEMHLLYDVAHNIAKKEVHTVNGEQRELYVHRKGATRAFPAGHPEVPKAYRDVGQPIIIPGSMGAGSYVLRGGEHSMDLTFGSTAHGAGRLMSRTQAKNEYWGGDVQQELEDQQQIYVKAQSGATVAEEAPGVYKDVDEVVRVSDALGIGDKVARTFPVCNIKG; encoded by the coding sequence ATGACCGAAACGTTCGACGCCGGCGACGTCACGCTCGAGCGAGTACGCGAGTTCGTCTGGGAGGTCCCCCAAGAAGGCGAAATGCGCGTCCCCGCCCGAGTGCTCGCGAGTCGCTCGCTCTTAGAAGAGATTGCCGAGGATAAGACCCTAGAACAGATCACGAACACGACCCACCTTCCGGGGATCACGAACTACGCGATCTGTATGCCCGACGGCCACCAAGGGTACGGCTTTCCCGTCGGCGGCGTGGGCGCGATGGACGCCGAGAACGGCTGTATCTCGCCGGGAGCGGTTGGCTATGATATCAATTGCGGCGTCCGGATGATGCGGACGAACCTGACCTACGACGACCTGAAAGGCCACGAGGAGGAACTCGTCGACTCCTTGTTTACCAACATTCCGTCAGGGCTCGGCGGCGGCGGGGTCGTCGAGGCGGGCGTCGATACTGTCGAGGAGATCCTTGCTCGTGGTGTCGACTGGGCGCTCGAGCACGGTCACGCCGTCGAGGAGGACCTGCTCCACTGCGAGGACGAGGGAATGCGGGAGGGGGCCGACCCCGACAAGGTGAGCCAGAAGGCCAAGGATCGGGGCAAGAACCAGATCGGCTCGCTTGGCTCGGGCAATCATTTCCTCGAGGTCCAGCGCGTGACGGACGTCTTCGACGACGAGGTGGGCGACGCCTACGGCCTCTCCGAGGACCAGATTGTCGTCCTCATCCACTGTGGCTCTCGCGGGCTGGGCCACCAGACCTGCAACGACTACCTTCGCCAGATCGAACAGCAACATCAGGGCCTGTTGAACCAGCTTCCCGACAAGGAGCTCGCCGCGGCGCCCGCGGGTTCGCAGCTCGCGGAGGACTACTATGGCGCGATGAACGCCGCAATCAACTTCGCGTGGGTCAACCGCCAGCTCATCATGCACCGCACCCGGAAGGTCTTCGAGCGGGTCTTCGACCGTTCGTGGGAGGAAATGGAGATGCACCTGCTGTACGACGTGGCTCACAACATCGCAAAGAAGGAAGTACATACAGTAAACGGCGAGCAGCGCGAACTCTACGTCCACCGCAAGGGTGCGACCAGGGCGTTCCCGGCAGGACACCCCGAGGTTCCAAAAGCGTATCGCGATGTCGGACAGCCCATCATCATTCCGGGAAGCATGGGTGCTGGCAGCTACGTCCTTCGCGGCGGCGAGCATTCGATGGATCTCACGTTCGGCTCGACCGCCCACGGTGCCGGCCGGCTGATGAGCCGTACACAGGCAAAAAACGAGTACTGGGGCGGTGACGTCCAACAGGAGCTCGAGGATCAACAGCAGATCTACGTCAAGGCTCAGTCGGGTGCGACCGTTGCGGAGGAGGCCCCGGGCGTCTACAAGGACGTCGACGAGGTCGTCCGCGTCTCTGACGCACTCGGCATCGGTGACAAGGTCGCGCGGACATTCCCCGTCTGCAATATCAAAGGGTGA
- a CDS encoding ArsR family transcriptional regulator: protein MVDQTAASRAFKVLDHRSRRRILWTVASKTNEIDVTVLRTKLGNANGRTVALRHTHLPKLEDSGYLIWNREAGTVERGPQWEEITPMLELFEEHAEELPYDWR, encoded by the coding sequence ATGGTGGACCAGACCGCCGCAAGTCGAGCGTTCAAGGTACTTGACCACCGATCCCGCCGGCGCATTCTCTGGACAGTCGCCTCGAAGACCAACGAGATCGACGTAACAGTGCTTAGAACCAAGCTGGGGAACGCGAATGGACGAACCGTGGCGCTACGTCACACACACCTGCCGAAACTCGAGGACAGCGGATATCTGATCTGGAACCGTGAGGCGGGGACAGTCGAGCGCGGACCGCAGTGGGAAGAGATCACACCGATGCTCGAACTGTTCGAAGAACACGCCGAAGAGCTCCCCTACGACTGGCGGTAG
- a CDS encoding helix-turn-helix domain-containing protein produces MSLIADITLSGELLLFESTFETVPRAEFAFEDVHYLSDENGATAYVFFIWMSGCPVREWEEGLDVDETVNEFRKVTEIDGRQLYRIDTQRFSPDQPLVFPLCRRLDVTIVDSRRTAEGLHLQARFPSRETLNRFVDTVDGSNAKEISVERLYTETREEPNLQFDPTKKQLEALELALADGYFDVPSQTNLTELAELVGISRQAFSRRLNRGLSAVLEREFGRSAGNRT; encoded by the coding sequence GTGAGTCTCATTGCAGATATAACGCTCTCTGGCGAACTGCTTCTTTTCGAATCGACGTTCGAGACGGTTCCGAGAGCAGAGTTCGCCTTTGAAGACGTCCATTATCTCTCCGATGAGAACGGCGCAACTGCGTACGTATTCTTCATCTGGATGTCCGGATGTCCGGTGAGAGAGTGGGAAGAAGGGCTAGATGTAGACGAAACCGTCAACGAGTTTCGGAAGGTCACGGAGATCGACGGCCGGCAGCTGTACCGGATCGACACACAACGGTTTTCGCCCGATCAACCGCTAGTCTTCCCTCTCTGTCGGCGTCTAGACGTCACTATCGTTGATTCCAGGCGGACTGCAGAAGGGTTACATCTTCAAGCGCGGTTTCCGTCGCGCGAAACGCTCAATCGCTTTGTCGATACTGTCGACGGATCGAACGCGAAAGAGATCAGCGTTGAGCGCCTCTACACAGAAACGCGGGAAGAACCGAACCTGCAGTTCGATCCGACGAAAAAACAGCTCGAAGCGCTGGAGTTGGCTCTGGCAGACGGATACTTCGACGTCCCGAGTCAGACGAATCTGACCGAACTCGCAGAGCTCGTCGGGATTTCGCGACAGGCGTTCTCGCGGCGACTGAATCGGGGGCTGTCAGCGGTTCTCGAACGTGAATTCGGTCGGTCAGCCGGAAACCGAACATAG
- a CDS encoding DUF1328 domain-containing protein, with protein sequence MIESTVPFQVGDGGFLYWAIVFFVLAIIAAAVGARGVAGVSMEIARIFVLIFVVLAIIALLL encoded by the coding sequence ATGATTGAGTCGACGGTTCCGTTTCAAGTTGGTGACGGTGGATTCCTGTACTGGGCGATCGTCTTCTTCGTCCTCGCGATCATCGCGGCCGCCGTCGGCGCCCGCGGCGTCGCCGGCGTCTCGATGGAGATCGCACGGATCTTCGTGCTGATCTTCGTGGTGCTCGCGATTATCGCGCTGTTGTTGTAG
- a CDS encoding PAS domain-containing protein, whose translation MDTADGEHGEWGSPEQAAMTLEAITDPVVRVDGKTVTYGNRAAREKLNASEGTDPRSLPSWEQIGAAIDEMDAETIRTVDRATEQYDARIYRGVGETTIVYERASDRSSNAVDVKTKARVVDETPVGVVISDPSKEDNPLVYVNQAYQAVTGYSFEEAIGRNCRYLQGEDTDPETVTQMREAIEAEEPITVEIKNYRKDGTEFWNEVTIAPVYDDGTLTNYVGFQNDVTARKEAELEVQQRREQLEYILERVGGLVQDVTSAVAGSTSRSTLETAVCERIADEPAYDGVWIGEREPGTTSMDIRASTGVAPALPASEPVADEALAAGDVAVGSEDETTTIAVPLRYNEIEYGVLVVLTGGDREIDERETALLQALARTVASGINARETSRTLATDAVVAVDIDMTDPTLTPVALSEAANCRLEYRRSVHRTGAQTASLFTATGATAATLVEVGAERDELDVSVLVDREDACLIEVSEADGLVAWLAERGVRTKAIDATDGQARVTLELPRSANVRSVIESISDRYEGSDVVSITHREVEPDTRQEFIAQLEDELTDRQFTALQRAYLAGYFEWPRPATGEDVAQSMDVSRPTFHEHLRNAERKLCQAFFGDDYGL comes from the coding sequence ATGGACACGGCCGATGGCGAGCACGGTGAGTGGGGCTCGCCGGAGCAGGCAGCGATGACGCTCGAGGCGATTACGGACCCGGTCGTCCGGGTAGACGGGAAGACGGTCACGTATGGAAACCGAGCAGCGCGAGAGAAACTGAACGCATCCGAGGGAACCGATCCACGATCGTTACCTAGCTGGGAGCAAATCGGGGCAGCGATCGACGAGATGGACGCCGAAACCATCCGCACCGTCGACCGTGCCACGGAGCAGTACGACGCGCGCATCTACCGCGGGGTCGGCGAGACGACGATCGTCTACGAGCGTGCATCTGATCGCTCCTCGAACGCAGTAGACGTGAAAACGAAGGCTCGTGTGGTCGACGAGACGCCAGTTGGTGTCGTGATTTCGGATCCGTCGAAGGAGGACAATCCGCTCGTCTACGTCAACCAGGCCTACCAAGCGGTGACCGGCTACAGCTTCGAGGAGGCGATCGGACGCAACTGCCGATACCTCCAAGGGGAAGACACGGATCCGGAGACGGTAACGCAGATGCGAGAGGCGATTGAAGCGGAGGAACCAATCACCGTTGAGATCAAAAACTACCGGAAAGACGGCACCGAGTTCTGGAACGAGGTGACGATCGCGCCCGTCTACGACGACGGCACGCTCACCAACTACGTCGGGTTCCAGAACGACGTGACGGCGCGCAAGGAGGCCGAACTCGAGGTCCAACAGCGCCGCGAGCAACTCGAGTACATCTTGGAACGCGTCGGCGGACTCGTTCAGGACGTAACGAGTGCCGTTGCGGGTTCGACCTCCCGGTCAACCCTCGAGACCGCAGTTTGTGAGCGAATCGCCGACGAACCGGCCTACGACGGCGTCTGGATCGGTGAGCGTGAGCCGGGGACGACGTCAATGGATATCCGGGCCAGCACAGGCGTGGCGCCTGCGTTACCGGCGAGCGAACCCGTCGCAGACGAGGCGCTCGCGGCCGGCGACGTCGCTGTCGGCAGCGAAGACGAGACGACCACCATCGCGGTACCGCTTCGGTACAACGAGATCGAGTACGGCGTGTTAGTCGTCTTGACAGGCGGTGACCGCGAGATCGATGAGCGAGAGACCGCTCTCTTACAGGCGCTTGCACGGACGGTCGCCAGCGGGATCAACGCCCGCGAGACCAGTCGGACGCTCGCGACCGACGCGGTTGTCGCCGTCGACATCGATATGACGGATCCGACGCTCACACCGGTCGCACTCTCTGAGGCCGCCAACTGCCGACTCGAGTACCGTCGCTCGGTTCACCGAACCGGTGCCCAGACGGCATCGCTATTTACTGCGACGGGCGCCACGGCGGCGACGCTGGTTGAGGTGGGCGCCGAACGGGACGAACTGGACGTATCCGTACTCGTCGATCGAGAGGATGCCTGCTTGATCGAGGTGAGCGAAGCGGATGGACTCGTCGCCTGGCTCGCAGAGCGAGGCGTGCGAACGAAGGCGATCGATGCGACCGACGGACAGGCGCGGGTGACGCTCGAACTGCCGCGATCGGCCAACGTTCGCTCGGTCATCGAATCGATCTCGGACCGTTACGAGGGAAGTGACGTCGTCTCGATCACTCACCGCGAGGTCGAGCCGGACACTCGCCAGGAGTTTATCGCCCAGCTCGAAGACGAGCTGACGGATCGGCAGTTCACCGCCCTACAGCGAGCGTATCTCGCAGGCTACTTCGAGTGGCCGCGGCCGGCGACGGGTGAGGACGTTGCCCAGTCGATGGACGTCTCGCGTCCGACGTTCCACGAACATCTGCGAAATGCGGAACGAAAGCTGTGTCAGGCGTTCTTTGGCGACGACTACGGGCTGTAG
- a CDS encoding archaeosine biosynthesis radical SAM protein RaSEA: MSTPTPDVYEQGKGMDAHNKVMREIRSRKEASYDPHEPTRVWLDEDNTPNGVKQSLTIILNTGGCRWARAGGCTMCGYVAESVDGGSVSHEALMDQIQVCLDHEDENADEPADLIKIYTSGSFLDEREVGAETRRTIAETFADRDRMVVESLPDFVDREKIADFTQYGVDTDVAIGLETATDRVRHDCVNKYFDFADFEDACAEAATADAEAGDEADAGIKAYLLMKPPFLTESEAVDDMISSIERCADVAGCHTVSMNPCNVQRYTMVDDLYFRNGYRPPWLWSVAHVLEETADVDAIVVSDPVGHGSDRGPHNCTECDDLVQKAIKDFGLRQDPTVFEQVSCECELTWETVLERETSFNQPLTR, from the coding sequence ATGAGTACCCCCACGCCCGACGTTTACGAGCAGGGCAAGGGCATGGACGCCCACAACAAGGTGATGCGCGAGATCCGCTCGCGCAAAGAGGCCAGTTACGATCCCCACGAGCCCACTCGCGTCTGGCTCGACGAGGACAACACCCCCAACGGAGTCAAACAGAGCCTGACCATTATCCTCAATACGGGCGGCTGTCGCTGGGCCCGCGCCGGTGGCTGTACGATGTGTGGCTATGTCGCCGAGAGCGTCGACGGCGGCTCGGTCTCGCACGAAGCCCTGATGGACCAGATTCAGGTCTGTCTCGATCACGAGGACGAAAACGCGGACGAGCCAGCCGACCTGATCAAAATCTACACCTCCGGCTCCTTCTTGGACGAGCGCGAGGTGGGCGCCGAGACGCGGCGCACGATCGCCGAGACGTTCGCCGACCGCGATCGGATGGTCGTCGAATCACTGCCTGATTTCGTCGACCGGGAGAAGATCGCCGACTTCACCCAGTACGGCGTCGACACCGACGTCGCGATCGGTCTCGAGACGGCCACCGACCGCGTCCGCCACGACTGCGTGAACAAGTACTTCGACTTCGCGGACTTCGAAGACGCCTGCGCCGAAGCCGCCACGGCGGATGCGGAGGCGGGCGACGAGGCAGACGCCGGCATCAAGGCCTACCTGCTCATGAAGCCGCCCTTCCTCACGGAATCGGAGGCCGTCGACGACATGATCTCCTCGATCGAGCGCTGTGCCGACGTCGCCGGCTGTCACACCGTCTCGATGAACCCCTGTAACGTCCAGCGGTACACGATGGTCGACGATCTCTACTTCCGTAACGGCTACCGGCCGCCGTGGCTCTGGTCGGTCGCCCACGTCCTAGAAGAGACCGCAGACGTCGACGCAATCGTCGTCTCCGACCCTGTCGGTCACGGCTCCGATCGTGGTCCACACAACTGTACGGAGTGTGACGACCTCGTCCAGAAGGCGATCAAGGACTTCGGCCTCCGGCAGGACCCAACCGTCTTCGAGCAGGTCTCCTGTGAGTGCGAGTTGACCTGGGAGACGGTGTTAGAGCGAGAGACGAGCTTCAACCAGCCCCTGACCCGGTAA
- a CDS encoding response regulator: MTRSSEVEQVLLVEANSGDARLVEEVCHEMGLGEVLHVVSTGSDALDAVTQRGDYADTPRPDLIILDWHLREMAGNEVLAKLKSDPAHKHIPVIVTTGSVSEREICDIYESNANACISKPAGPDELKATIRALEDFWLSAVTLPRSTDRTE, translated from the coding sequence ATGACCAGATCGAGCGAGGTCGAGCAAGTCCTGCTCGTAGAGGCAAATTCGGGTGATGCCCGACTCGTAGAGGAGGTGTGTCACGAGATGGGGCTCGGAGAGGTTCTCCACGTCGTCTCGACTGGATCGGACGCGCTCGATGCCGTGACTCAACGCGGCGACTACGCTGACACTCCTCGACCGGATCTCATTATCCTCGACTGGCACCTCCGGGAGATGGCTGGAAACGAAGTGCTAGCGAAACTGAAGAGTGATCCGGCCCACAAACACATTCCCGTGATCGTCACGACCGGGTCAGTATCCGAACGCGAGATCTGTGACATCTACGAATCGAACGCAAACGCCTGTATTTCGAAACCGGCGGGACCTGACGAACTAAAAGCGACCATCCGAGCGTTAGAAGACTTCTGGTTGTCAGCCGTTACACTCCCCAGAAGTACCGATCGTACGGAGTAG
- the purQ gene encoding phosphoribosylformylglycinamidine synthase I translates to MTVSIIRFGGSNCDRDALRALAHLDIDAEIVWHEDGLPADTTGIMLPGGFSYGDYLRAGAMAARSPIMDEVREAAADGVPVLGVCNGAQVGCESGLTEGAFTTNESARFQCEHVYLRVERTDTPWTEAYDEGEVIEVPIAHGEGRYEIDDGRLEELEAEGRVLFRYCDENGQVGPDVNPNGSKHNVAGVTGERDTVAVLMPHPERATLPDIGQTDGQGVLCGFETA, encoded by the coding sequence ATGACCGTTTCGATCATCAGATTCGGTGGCTCGAACTGCGACCGTGACGCCTTGCGCGCGCTCGCCCACCTCGACATCGACGCCGAGATCGTCTGGCACGAGGACGGTCTTCCCGCAGACACGACGGGGATTATGCTTCCCGGTGGGTTCTCCTACGGCGACTACCTGCGCGCCGGCGCGATGGCAGCCCGCTCACCGATCATGGACGAGGTCCGCGAGGCAGCCGCCGACGGCGTTCCCGTCCTCGGCGTCTGCAACGGCGCCCAGGTCGGCTGCGAGTCCGGACTCACTGAGGGGGCGTTCACGACCAACGAGAGCGCCCGCTTCCAGTGTGAACACGTCTACCTGCGCGTCGAGCGCACAGACACTCCCTGGACGGAGGCCTACGATGAGGGCGAGGTGATCGAGGTACCGATCGCTCACGGCGAGGGCCGGTACGAGATCGACGACGGTCGGCTCGAGGAACTCGAAGCCGAGGGTCGCGTCCTTTTCCGATACTGCGACGAGAATGGCCAGGTGGGACCGGACGTGAATCCGAACGGCTCGAAGCACAACGTCGCGGGAGTCACAGGCGAGCGCGACACCGTCGCGGTCCTGATGCCCCACCCCGAGCGCGCGACGCTGCCCGACATCGGACAGACGGATGGCCAGGGCGTGCTGTGTGGGTTCGAGACGGCGTAG
- the purS gene encoding phosphoribosylformylglycinamidine synthase subunit PurS: MTAYTATVTVRLKHGVLDPEAETTKQALERLGFELEGLRSADRFEVDLDAEDADAAADRADEMAERLLANPTIHDYDVEVAER, translated from the coding sequence ATGACCGCCTACACCGCGACGGTGACGGTTCGACTCAAACACGGCGTCTTGGACCCCGAGGCCGAGACGACGAAGCAGGCCCTAGAGCGGCTTGGCTTCGAGCTCGAGGGACTGCGCTCTGCAGATCGGTTCGAGGTCGACCTCGACGCCGAGGACGCAGACGCTGCGGCCGACCGGGCCGATGAGATGGCAGAACGGTTGCTCGCGAACCCGACCATCCACGACTACGACGTGGAGGTCGCAGAACGGTAG